One segment of Acidobacteriota bacterium DNA contains the following:
- a CDS encoding bifunctional riboflavin kinase/FAD synthetase: protein MEIKELNNISTPEKETSLTIGIFDGIHLGHQRVIRNLLLTSKRKNLIPVVITFNPHPEKILGKGEVRLIQTLSQRVEMLKNMGIDKIIILNFNERLAQTEPEDFIYFLAKNLKMKELFIGKDFTFGKNKRGNYSMIEKYSKIHNFQLNQVKILKINREKISSSLIRKKIEEGEIEKVKKYLGRPYSIIGNVSKGYSRGKRLGIPTANLIPENEIIPKGVFISEVKIKEKIYPSVTNIGFSPTFGGSTIGIETHLFNYENDLYSEKIEIFLIKKIRDEIKFQNEEELRFRISKDIKITKNYFKKRNF from the coding sequence ATGGAAATAAAAGAATTAAATAATATATCAACGCCTGAAAAAGAAACGTCATTAACAATTGGAATATTTGATGGAATCCATTTAGGTCATCAACGAGTAATAAGAAATTTACTCCTGACATCAAAAAGGAAAAATTTAATTCCAGTTGTAATTACATTTAATCCTCATCCAGAAAAAATCTTGGGCAAAGGCGAAGTCCGTCTTATCCAAACACTTTCCCAGAGGGTTGAAATGTTAAAAAACATGGGAATAGATAAAATCATCATTCTTAATTTCAATGAAAGATTAGCTCAGACAGAACCGGAAGATTTCATCTATTTTTTGGCAAAAAACCTGAAAATGAAAGAATTATTCATAGGAAAGGATTTTACATTTGGAAAAAACAAAAGAGGCAATTATTCTATGATTGAGAAATACAGCAAAATTCATAACTTCCAACTTAATCAGGTAAAAATTTTAAAAATTAATCGAGAAAAGATATCATCTTCTTTAATCAGGAAAAAAATTGAAGAAGGCGAAATCGAAAAAGTAAAAAAATACTTAGGAAGGCCATACTCGATAATCGGAAATGTTTCTAAAGGATACTCCAGAGGAAAAAGATTGGGAATTCCAACTGCAAACTTAATCCCGGAAAATGAGATAATTCCAAAAGGAGTCTTTATTTCTGAAGTAAAAATTAAAGAAAAAATTTATCCATCTGTAACAAACATAGGGTTCTCTCCTACCTTTGGAGGAAGCACGATTGGAATTGAAACCCATCTTTTTAACTATGAAAATGACCTCTATAGCGAAAAAATTGAAATCTTTCTGATAAAAAAAATCAGGGATGAAATTAAATTTCAGAACGAAGAGGAATTAAGATTTAGAATATCAAAAGATATAAAGATTACGAAAAATTATTTTAAAAAACGTAACTTTTAA
- a CDS encoding DUF1844 domain-containing protein, whose protein sequence is MEEENKKSNKFMPPLDITSLLVPFYTQALIKLGEMEDPLSGEKDEDINFAKRLIDLIELFEKKTKGNLIQEEEKFVESILHNLRMLYLKKANIIKI, encoded by the coding sequence ATGGAAGAAGAAAATAAGAAATCAAATAAATTTATGCCACCCCTTGACATCACATCGTTGCTGGTTCCTTTCTATACGCAGGCTCTTATAAAACTTGGAGAAATGGAAGATCCTCTCTCTGGAGAAAAAGATGAAGATATTAATTTTGCAAAAAGACTTATCGATTTAATCGAACTGTTTGAGAAGAAGACAAAAGGCAATTTAATCCAGGAAGAAGAAAAATTTGTTGAATCAATTCTCCATAATTTAAGAATGTTATACTTGAAAAAAGCCAATATTATAAAAATATAG